The following proteins come from a genomic window of Proteinivorax hydrogeniformans:
- a CDS encoding RnfABCDGE type electron transport complex subunit A — translation MTELLTILFAAIFVNNFVLNQFLGICPFFGVSKKIETSVGMGMAVMFVMTIASIITWYIDRLILENFDLQYLQTIAFILVIASLVQFVEMVIQKVSPTLYQALGIFLPLITTNCAVLGLAILNIDLGYTLTETIIHAVGAALGFTLALVILAGIRERLELTGANKYFAGVPSAFLAAAILAMAFAGFVI, via the coding sequence ATGACTGAATTGTTAACTATACTTTTTGCCGCTATTTTCGTTAATAACTTTGTGCTAAACCAGTTTTTAGGAATTTGCCCGTTCTTTGGGGTTTCCAAAAAAATAGAAACCTCAGTGGGTATGGGAATGGCGGTTATGTTCGTAATGACAATAGCATCTATAATTACCTGGTATATAGACAGGCTAATTTTGGAAAATTTCGATTTACAGTATCTACAAACTATAGCTTTTATTTTAGTAATCGCTTCTTTAGTGCAGTTTGTAGAAATGGTTATTCAAAAGGTAAGTCCTACCCTTTACCAAGCTCTGGGTATCTTCTTACCGTTGATAACTACTAACTGTGCTGTTTTAGGTTTAGCGATTTTAAATATCGATCTTGGGTACACTTTGACTGAAACAATAATACATGCTGTAGGAGCCGCATTAGGCTTTACTTTAGCCCTAGTTATATTAGCGGGAATAAGAGAAAGATTAGAATTAACTGGTGCTAACAAATACTTTGCTGGAGTACCTTCAGCATTTTTAGCAGCAGCAATATTAGCAATGGCTTTTGCTGGCTTTGTAATTTAA
- a CDS encoding RnfABCDGE type electron transport complex subunit D, whose protein sequence is MSKKFVVGPSPHIRSPRDIDYIMWDVVVALVPATIASLIIFGWASAIVLSLSLISALFFEWLVVSRKLSISSFLGDGSAAVTGLLLGLSLPPAVGMMSVGEGAWTQPWAIPILGSAVAILIGKHAFGGLGKNPFNPALVGRGFLTFSYLSIMTNWEAPGTVVDAASGATPLQGGAATLSELFIGTVPGSLGETSALALIIGGIYLLYKGHIDWRIPGGFLGAMVVFSFIHTGLAGDFEGVVGFFSAGLDEALFQVLSGSALMGAIYMATCYVTSPTTKKARLIYGIGCGLILILIRYYAQAPAGLTYAVLFMNALTPILDRFTIPRTFGEVK, encoded by the coding sequence ATGAGCAAAAAGTTTGTAGTGGGACCTTCTCCACACATACGTAGTCCTAGAGATATTGACTATATAATGTGGGATGTAGTAGTTGCTCTAGTTCCAGCTACCATTGCCTCTCTAATAATTTTTGGTTGGGCTAGCGCTATAGTATTGTCCCTAAGTTTAATATCAGCTTTGTTTTTTGAATGGTTAGTTGTTTCACGAAAACTGAGCATTAGTTCTTTTTTAGGAGATGGAAGTGCAGCAGTAACAGGTTTATTGTTAGGCTTAAGCTTACCACCTGCAGTAGGAATGATGTCAGTAGGGGAAGGGGCTTGGACTCAACCTTGGGCCATTCCGATTTTAGGTAGTGCTGTAGCTATTCTAATAGGCAAGCATGCATTTGGTGGTTTAGGGAAAAACCCTTTCAACCCAGCATTAGTAGGTAGAGGTTTTTTAACATTTTCTTATCTTTCGATTATGACAAATTGGGAAGCACCAGGTACAGTAGTTGATGCAGCGTCTGGAGCTACTCCTTTGCAAGGGGGAGCTGCTACCTTAAGCGAACTTTTTATAGGAACGGTTCCAGGTAGCTTAGGCGAAACTTCAGCATTGGCACTTATTATTGGAGGTATTTATCTATTATATAAAGGTCATATTGATTGGAGAATTCCAGGGGGCTTTTTAGGAGCTATGGTGGTATTTTCATTTATTCACACCGGTTTGGCAGGAGACTTTGAAGGTGTAGTAGGGTTTTTCTCTGCAGGCCTTGACGAGGCATTGTTCCAAGTGCTTTCTGGTTCTGCGCTAATGGGAGCAATCTATATGGCCACCTGTTATGTTACTAGCCCTACAACTAAAAAGGCTAGGTTGATATATGGAATTGGCTGTGGTTTGATTTTAATTTTAATTAGATACTATGCCCAAGCACCGGCTGGATTAACTTATGCTGTGCTATTTATGAACGCTTTAACACCTATTTTAGATAGATTTACTATTCCTCGTACGTTTGGGGAGGTGAAGTAG
- a CDS encoding FMN-binding protein: MKDMIKMIAVLGLIAALSAGLLSAINDFTAPIIEQNIEDRRLKLLGEVLDADEFEEVTENEVTFNEGYKDGDFVGYVVEVEASGYGTDPISMLVGISDEFTITGIAVLSHAETPGLGDQAFEDEYVEKLEGRDLEDGFGDVDVITGATASSRAVITGARNALEDLAGALGITDEIVIDLAEVLDGVYEGTGQGYGGDIDVSVEVSGGQIVSLEILNHTETDGISDPAFEQVPDNMVDEQEVDVDTVSGATATSEGIIEAVKDALSEFGDSAQDVEAN; encoded by the coding sequence ATGAAAGACATGATAAAAATGATAGCTGTACTGGGTTTGATAGCCGCTCTTTCTGCAGGTCTTTTATCTGCTATTAATGATTTTACTGCACCGATTATCGAACAAAACATTGAAGATAGAAGACTTAAGCTACTAGGGGAAGTCTTAGACGCTGATGAGTTTGAGGAAGTAACTGAAAACGAAGTTACATTTAATGAAGGATATAAAGATGGTGACTTTGTCGGCTATGTTGTAGAGGTAGAAGCCTCTGGATATGGTACAGATCCAATTAGCATGCTAGTTGGGATAAGCGATGAGTTTACTATCACAGGAATCGCTGTTTTAAGTCATGCTGAAACACCAGGTCTTGGCGACCAAGCTTTTGAAGACGAATATGTTGAAAAGCTGGAAGGTCGAGACTTAGAAGATGGCTTTGGAGATGTTGATGTTATTACCGGCGCAACTGCTTCATCAAGAGCAGTTATAACAGGAGCAAGAAATGCTTTAGAAGATTTAGCAGGTGCTTTAGGGATTACCGACGAAATAGTTATCGATTTAGCTGAAGTACTAGACGGTGTTTATGAAGGAACTGGACAAGGATATGGTGGTGACATCGATGTATCCGTTGAAGTAAGTGGTGGACAGATTGTGTCATTAGAGATTCTAAACCACACCGAGACGGATGGAATTTCTGACCCTGCTTTTGAACAAGTACCTGATAATATGGTGGATGAACAAGAAGTTGATGTGGATACTGTAAGTGGGGCCACAGCTACCAGTGAAGGTATTATTGAAGCGGTAAAAGATGCATTATCCGAATTTGGTGACTCAGCCCAAGACGTAGAGGCTAACTAG
- a CDS encoding electron transport complex subunit E: MLNNFLKGIFKENPVFVLLLGLCPTLAVTTSAENGFGMGMATLVVLLGSNIVVSLLKNFIPSRVRIPSFIVIIATFVTMVDMFMEAYFVDLHDNLGLFIPLIVVNCTILGRAEAFASKEKVMPSVVDALGMGLGFTLSLTVLGFFRQFLGTGELFGVQLFEGALLFLQPAGAFLSLGLLLGIINAVTMRRTSKQ, from the coding sequence TTGTTAAATAATTTTTTAAAAGGAATTTTTAAGGAAAACCCTGTTTTTGTATTGCTTTTAGGTTTATGCCCAACGTTGGCTGTAACCACAAGCGCAGAAAATGGTTTCGGTATGGGTATGGCTACTTTGGTAGTTCTTTTAGGGTCGAACATCGTGGTATCTCTTCTTAAAAACTTTATACCAAGTAGAGTAAGAATTCCTTCCTTTATTGTAATCATTGCAACCTTTGTTACTATGGTGGATATGTTTATGGAGGCGTACTTTGTTGACTTACACGACAACCTAGGCTTATTTATCCCGTTAATTGTGGTAAACTGTACAATTCTAGGTAGAGCGGAAGCCTTTGCATCTAAGGAAAAAGTAATGCCTTCTGTAGTTGACGCCTTAGGTATGGGGTTAGGCTTTACTTTAAGTTTGACTGTACTGGGTTTTTTCAGACAGTTTTTAGGAACCGGCGAACTTTTTGGTGTTCAGCTATTTGAAGGGGCACTGCTGTTTTTACAACCTGCCGGTGCTTTTCTTAGCTTAGGTTTACTGCTTGGTATAATAAATGCCGTTACAATGAGACGGACCTCTAAACAGTAG
- the rnfB gene encoding RnfABCDGE type electron transport complex subunit B has product MLSAIIALGSIGVVFGAVLAGASKIFAVETDPKLDELIEALPGANCGACGYPGCSGFAEGVLKGEAPVDGCPVGKKKVANELADIIGKTDMEAASDTPMVAKVKCHGSSDVAKEKFRYEGVKDCKAAMLIDGGPKACDYGCMGLGTCERACPFDAIVMGENNLPIIDQDLCTGCKKCVLACPKDVIGMIPHGSDVHVMCNSKDKAKQVMQVCKVGCIGCSKCARACPKDCIKMEDGLAKIDNTVCISCGVCVKECPTNAIEQL; this is encoded by the coding sequence ATGTTAAGCGCAATCATCGCATTAGGATCTATTGGCGTTGTTTTTGGAGCAGTTCTAGCTGGTGCTTCGAAAATTTTTGCAGTAGAAACAGATCCTAAGCTTGACGAATTAATAGAGGCTTTACCAGGTGCCAATTGTGGTGCTTGTGGATATCCAGGATGTAGTGGTTTTGCCGAAGGAGTGCTAAAAGGGGAGGCGCCTGTTGACGGTTGCCCTGTTGGCAAGAAAAAGGTAGCAAATGAATTGGCAGATATAATAGGCAAAACGGATATGGAGGCTGCGTCAGATACTCCTATGGTGGCAAAAGTAAAATGCCATGGTAGTAGCGACGTTGCTAAAGAAAAGTTCCGCTATGAAGGTGTTAAGGATTGCAAGGCGGCTATGCTAATTGATGGTGGGCCAAAAGCTTGTGACTATGGCTGTATGGGCTTAGGCACCTGTGAACGAGCCTGTCCGTTTGATGCAATAGTGATGGGGGAAAATAATTTACCAATTATTGACCAAGACCTTTGTACCGGATGTAAGAAATGTGTCCTAGCCTGTCCTAAGGACGTTATAGGCATGATTCCTCATGGCTCTGATGTTCATGTTATGTGTAACTCTAAAGATAAAGCTAAACAGGTAATGCAAGTATGTAAGGTAGGTTGTATTGGCTGTAGTAAATGTGCCAGAGCTTGTCCTAAAGACTGCATTAAAATGGAAGACGGTTTAGCTAAAATTGACAACACCGTTTGTATTAGCTGTGGTGTGTGTGTAAAAGAGTGTCCGACTAATGCTATAGAACAGTTATAA